Below is a genomic region from Desulfovibrio desulfuricans DSM 642.
TTGCGTGTTACCATAGGTGTTACCACGGAGTTACCATGCAAAAAGTCCCCAAATACCCAGGCGTGTACATTCACATTGATTCACATGGCGAAAAAATTTTTTACATTATGTACAGGCAAGGGGGGCGCACTTCAAAGCTGATCAAGGAACCCGTTGGAAAATCTTCGGGAGGAATGACGGCTGCAAGAGCGGCAATTATTCGCGCTGACAGAATAAGTGGAAAATCTTTGCCAAACACAGAGCGAAGGTTTCTCGAAGAACAAGCGCGGTGTCAAGCAGCAGGCCGAATGACCATCAATAAATTGTGGGAATTATACAAGGAAGGACACGCAGACCCCAAGCGCGATATTTCAAAATATAACAAGCATTTAAAATTTAGATTTGGCGAATTGTTACCAGAAGATATCTCCACACCTGACATTGAACGGATGAAATACGAAATGTCGAGTGCTGGCAGTGCGCCAGCTTCCATCCAGAGGATTATTGTCATTCTCCGGGCAATAATTAATTTTGGCGTTCTTCACGGACATTGCCATCCGATAGACCCTTCAAAGTTGCAATTCAAAACAATGAAAATCGATAATGTCAAAACTGAAGTTCTGACAGATGACGAGCTTGCACGATTCATGACAGCATTAGATAACGAGCCTGATCAAAACGCTGCTGCCCTGCTTCGCCTAGCTCTGGTAACAGGCATACGCAAAGGCGCTCTCCTCGCTCTTCAATGGAATGATTGTGACTTTGATCGAGGGATTATTACGCTACGAGGTGAGGTTGCAAAGAAGGGCAAGACCGAGCATATCCCTATGAGCAGTGCAGCAAGGACTGTCCTTCAATCAATAGATCGGACAAGCGTGTTTGTATTTCCCGGCAAAGATGGCAACCAGAG
It encodes:
- a CDS encoding tyrosine-type recombinase/integrase — protein: MQKVPKYPGVYIHIDSHGEKIFYIMYRQGGRTSKLIKEPVGKSSGGMTAARAAIIRADRISGKSLPNTERRFLEEQARCQAAGRMTINKLWELYKEGHADPKRDISKYNKHLKFRFGELLPEDISTPDIERMKYEMSSAGSAPASIQRIIVILRAIINFGVLHGHCHPIDPSKLQFKTMKIDNVKTEVLTDDELARFMTALDNEPDQNAAALLRLALVTGIRKGALLALQWNDCDFDRGIITLRGEVAKKGKTEHIPMSSAARTVLQSIDRTSVFVFPGKDGNQRKDFRRIARRVKERAQLPKDFRPIHGLRHNFASRLASSGQVDMYTLQKLLTHESPLMTQRYAHLADEAMKRASEIGTQALLSTVESVIKKDSAPPPEAQKKDRSRHS